The region CGCAGTTGCGGGCCAACCTGCGCCGGGTCGTGCCGCGCGCCGGCGAGGCCGAGCTGGACGAGCTGGTGCGGCTGTCGGTCCGCTCTTACGCGCGCTACTGGCGCGAGGCGTTCCGGCTGCCGTCGACGGACCTCGACGCCGCCTACGCCGAGACCGACCGCACGATGACCGGCGTGGAGAACCTCGACGCGGCGCTCGCGGCCGGCAACGGCGCGATCCTGGCCCTGCCGCACTGCGGCAACTGGGACATGGCGGGCGTGTGGCTGGTCGGGCACTCCGGCCGGTTCACCACGGTCGCCGAACGGCTCAAACCCGAATCGCTGTACCGCCGGTTCATCGAGTTCCGGGAGAGCCTGGGCTTCGAGGTGGTGCCGCTGACCGGCGGCGACCGCAACCCGGCGGTCGTGCTGGCCGAGCGGCTGCGCGCCAACGGGGTGGTCTGCCTGCTCGCCGACCGCGACCTGACCGCCGGCGGCGTGCCGGTCACCTTCTTCGGCGAGCAGACGATGATGCCCGCCGGGCCCGCGCACCTGGCCGCCACGACCGGCGCGGCGCTGCTGCCGGCCGGCCTCTGGTTC is a window of Saccharothrix espanaensis DSM 44229 DNA encoding:
- a CDS encoding phosphatidylinositol mannoside acyltransferase — translated: MKERLADLGFAAGWRLVRLLPEKWAVALFDLAADRASRRAGEGVAQLRANLRRVVPRAGEAELDELVRLSVRSYARYWREAFRLPSTDLDAAYAETDRTMTGVENLDAALAAGNGAILALPHCGNWDMAGVWLVGHSGRFTTVAERLKPESLYRRFIEFRESLGFEVVPLTGGDRNPAVVLAERLRANGVVCLLADRDLTAGGVPVTFFGEQTMMPAGPAHLAATTGAALLPAGLWFTEDGCTIRIHPPIRVAGLTGVAPATQQLADVFAADIAAHPADWHMLQKLWLADLPESRQRALRRVLARREGTG